CGGTCGCCCTGGACGAACCCGGCCGCATGCTGGTCAGCCACGACGGCAAGGGCGCGGCCGAGGCCGCCCGCCACCTCGCCGACCTGGGCCACACCCGCATCGCGCTGATCTCGGGCCCTTCGACCTTCCGGTCGTCGGTGGAGCGGCGGAAGGGCTTCGAGTCCGGCCTGGCCGAACGCGGCCTGTCGCTGGACCCGGCGCTGGTCAAGGTCGGCGGCTACACCTACGAGTCCGGGGTGAACGCGGCGAAGGAACTGCTGGCGTTGAAGGCCCGGCCGACGGCCGTGTTCTGCCTCAACGATGAAATGGCCACGGGGGTCTACACCGCCGCCCGCGAGGCCGGCTTGCGCATTCCCGAAGACGTCTCGGTGGTGGGCTTCGACGACTCGTCCATCGCCAGCCGGCTGTGGCCGCCGATGAGTTCGGTGCGCTTGCCTTTGCGCGACATGGGCCGCATCGCCGGCGAGATGCTGGTGCCCAACCCCATGCGCGACAAGCCCAAGGTCCAGCCGGACATCCAGCCGGAGCTGATCGTCCGCGCCTCAAGCGCACGAGTGGGGTAGGGCGCAGTCCAGGGCTTGGCACAAGCCAGCGCGACGGTAGTGGGCCACTGTCCGCTGAGTTCACCAGTCATCGGCAGAGTCTACCGTCGCGAACTCGTCCCTGAGCCTATAGGCCATCTCCGACGCTGGCCGCGCACCACGAGTAGACTGGACATGCACCAGCGCTGCTCGGGCGATCATGTAGGCCATACGGCTGCCGTCATTGCCTTCGGCACCGTCGATGGCCGACAGCACCAGCTCGGTCGCCCTGGCGTATTGGGACGGTAGGGTCATGGGCACAGGTTGCACCCATTCGATGTGGCCTTGCACTGCGGCGCATAGGCCGTTCGCCGTCCGCTAACAGGAAAGACCCCAGGCTGTGGACAAGCACGACCCGTTGACGGCGGCGGCCT
This genomic stretch from Phenylobacterium sp. LH3H17 harbors:
- a CDS encoding LacI family DNA-binding transcriptional regulator is translated as MEGSSRRPTINDVARMAGVSKKTVSRVINESPFVKEDTRKAVQTIIRETGYAPDPQARGLAFRRSFLVGLIYDNPNPQHTVSHQQGLLDAMAGSGFELVVRPVDRTSPRLLDEMRVFIERQKLFGVVLPSPVSEDERLAALLRELDVRYVRIGSVALDEPGRMLVSHDGKGAAEAARHLADLGHTRIALISGPSTFRSSVERRKGFESGLAERGLSLDPALVKVGGYTYESGVNAAKELLALKARPTAVFCLNDEMATGVYTAAREAGLRIPEDVSVVGFDDSSIASRLWPPMSSVRLPLRDMGRIAGEMLVPNPMRDKPKVQPDIQPELIVRASSARVG